In one Chloroflexota bacterium genomic region, the following are encoded:
- a CDS encoding class I SAM-dependent methyltransferase gives MTWRQRRGLGRVAAGVIARIYFDISYALLVGSVAGRRFLTLTAAGGVAAHGYLTTEDRDFLLTDLDPAPGDRLLDLGCGIGSLALEMHRRSGAQIVGVDVSRRAVAAATRRARRAGVSAAVRFYAGDLACPPLLGATSAYAIDSLMFAPDLAASVRGIGEALGPNGRLFAALLVTGPNAGDRLGRSLHAADVRVERFDDVTAALDESSRRRADAARTLLRERTATSRGRLAMLLILAEEALVQRSIEAGRMSRWRFLIAYQQPTPGGGLAYAAPCPGGVLQAL, from the coding sequence GTGACGTGGCGGCAGCGGCGGGGGCTTGGTCGAGTCGCGGCCGGGGTCATCGCCCGGATCTACTTCGACATCTCCTACGCGCTCCTCGTCGGATCAGTCGCGGGACGTCGCTTCCTGACGCTCACGGCGGCCGGGGGCGTGGCTGCCCACGGCTATCTCACCACGGAGGACCGCGACTTCCTGCTGACGGACCTCGATCCCGCGCCGGGCGATCGGCTGCTCGACCTCGGCTGCGGGATCGGCAGCCTGGCGCTCGAGATGCATCGCCGCTCAGGAGCACAGATCGTCGGCGTCGACGTTTCCCGGCGGGCCGTCGCCGCGGCGACGAGGCGAGCCCGGCGTGCTGGCGTCAGTGCCGCGGTCCGGTTCTACGCCGGCGATCTTGCCTGCCCACCGCTCCTCGGCGCCACGAGCGCCTACGCGATCGACTCCCTGATGTTCGCGCCGGACCTCGCAGCGTCGGTCCGGGGCATCGGGGAAGCACTGGGTCCCAACGGTCGACTCTTCGCTGCACTCCTCGTCACCGGTCCGAATGCCGGCGATCGGCTGGGCCGCTCGCTCCACGCGGCCGACGTCCGAGTCGAGCGGTTCGACGACGTCACGGCGGCTCTTGACGAGAGCAGTCGCCGACGCGCCGACGCGGCGCGGACCCTGCTTCGCGAGCGGACGGCGACGTCCCGAGGCCGTCTGGCGATGCTCCTCATCCTCGCCGAAGAGGCTCTGGTCCAGAGGTCCATCGAGGCTGGTCGAATGAGCCGCTGGCGGTTCCTCATCGCGTACCAGCAGCCCACACCCGGCGGCGGGCTGGCCTACGCGGCGCCTTGCCCAGGCGGTGTCCTGCAGGCTTTGTGA
- a CDS encoding methyltransferase domain-containing protein, whose protein sequence is MTAERSGDPGPVSPRVELRREPASVIACCSTVYGNPLAELLIGESFHPGGLESTRQLLAASELKPGTRLLDAGCGPGASSRLAAGEFGLQVDAVDASAEVIAHAESREPIGRVRWRRADLLNLPYESATFDGILAECVLSTLPRTDALIEMRRVLRPGGRLILSDVEVGDDPIPALTDHRILGAALCVTDAWRAGELGRQLGAAGLRIERRWDRTASICALVDRIEARIRLAAVAARDLGLDLGALAGSAGSAWIGPAQAQRLADEVRAAVRRGDLRYFAAVAQADP, encoded by the coding sequence ATGACGGCCGAGCGTTCGGGCGACCCGGGGCCGGTCAGCCCGAGGGTCGAACTCCGGCGTGAGCCAGCCAGCGTCATCGCCTGCTGCTCGACGGTCTACGGGAATCCGCTCGCCGAGCTCCTCATCGGAGAGTCGTTCCACCCCGGTGGGCTCGAGAGCACGCGCCAGCTGCTCGCGGCGTCAGAGCTCAAGCCGGGAACGCGGCTGCTCGACGCCGGTTGCGGTCCGGGGGCAAGCTCGCGCCTCGCAGCCGGCGAGTTCGGTCTCCAGGTCGACGCCGTGGACGCCAGCGCCGAGGTGATCGCGCACGCCGAATCACGCGAGCCAATCGGTCGGGTGCGCTGGCGCCGGGCCGATCTGCTGAACCTGCCGTACGAATCGGCCACCTTCGACGGGATCCTCGCCGAGTGCGTCCTCTCGACGCTGCCCCGGACGGACGCGCTGATCGAGATGCGCCGAGTGCTCCGCCCGGGTGGCCGGCTCATCCTGAGCGATGTCGAGGTCGGCGACGACCCGATCCCGGCGCTGACCGACCACCGGATCCTCGGCGCGGCGCTGTGCGTCACCGATGCCTGGCGCGCCGGCGAGCTCGGCCGGCAGCTCGGTGCTGCCGGCCTGAGGATCGAGCGACGGTGGGATCGGACGGCGTCGATCTGCGCCCTCGTCGATCGGATCGAAGCCCGCATCAGGTTGGCGGCGGTCGCGGCGCGCGACCTGGGACTGGATCTCGGGGCGCTCGCCGGGTCCGCTGGCTCAGCATGGATCGGACCGGCGCAGGCGCAGCGCCTCGCAGACGAGGTCCGCGCCGCGGTGCGGCGGGGGGATCTGCGGTACTTCGCGGCGGTTGCCCAGGCCGACCCCTAG
- a CDS encoding glutathione S-transferase N-terminal domain-containing protein: protein MDVPPELTVYGADWCGDCRRAKHHLDTAGVPYRWVDLRSDLAAKRMLAAAGLRAIPVIATPDGRVLVEPSNADLGRLVASLA from the coding sequence ATCGACGTTCCCCCGGAGCTGACGGTGTACGGGGCGGACTGGTGTGGGGATTGTCGTCGGGCGAAGCACCACCTCGACACGGCCGGCGTCCCGTACCGCTGGGTCGACCTTCGGTCGGATCTCGCGGCGAAACGGATGCTCGCGGCGGCAGGCCTCCGGGCGATCCCGGTCATCGCCACGCCGGACGGGCGCGTCCTGGTGGAGCCGTCGAACGCGGATCTCGGTCGACTTGTCGCGTCGCTCGCCTGA
- a CDS encoding DsbA family protein, with the protein MPARRSPRSLRRWALPGLLAVAAATVVGILYIGAAGTPTGSVADPHPVLGQAAAPVLIREYGDFQCPSCGAFARSVEVQIKTAYIDTGTVRLEWHDFAWIGPESRDAANAARCAGDQGRFWEYHDLLYENQGGENTGAFSKDRLKGFGASLGLDVSKFDACVDAGTHAGAVQADLADVTSKGFNGTPTFLIGTQRIVGAQPFEVFQAAIDAALASK; encoded by the coding sequence ATGCCAGCGCGGCGCTCGCCGCGCAGTCTCCGGCGCTGGGCGCTGCCAGGGCTCCTCGCGGTCGCGGCCGCCACGGTCGTCGGCATCCTCTACATCGGCGCGGCGGGCACGCCCACAGGCAGCGTCGCGGACCCGCACCCGGTTCTCGGCCAGGCCGCCGCGCCCGTCCTGATCCGCGAATACGGCGACTTCCAGTGTCCGTCATGCGGGGCATTCGCTCGTTCGGTCGAGGTGCAGATCAAGACCGCCTACATCGACACCGGCACGGTCCGCCTCGAGTGGCACGACTTCGCCTGGATCGGCCCTGAGTCGCGGGACGCGGCGAATGCCGCGCGCTGCGCGGGCGATCAGGGCAGGTTCTGGGAGTATCACGACCTCCTTTATGAGAACCAGGGCGGCGAGAACACGGGGGCGTTCTCGAAGGACCGCCTCAAGGGATTCGGCGCCAGCCTCGGACTCGACGTCTCCAAGTTCGACGCCTGCGTCGACGCGGGTACCCACGCCGGCGCGGTCCAGGCGGATCTCGCCGACGTCACCTCGAAGGGCTTCAACGGCACTCCCACGTTCCTCATCGGCACGCAGCGGATCGTCGGCGCCCAGCCATTCGAGGTCTTCCAGGCGGCGATCGATGCCGCCCTCGCGTCGAAGTAG
- a CDS encoding DsrE family protein: MLYTKELVAAGATVRLVFDGAGTGWLARWGRSDGPASRAAELFAELKAAGLAYEVCDYCAGAFDVREELSDAGEALTGSYMDHPSVAGHVADGFQVWIL; the protein is encoded by the coding sequence GTGCTCTACACGAAGGAGCTGGTGGCCGCCGGGGCAACCGTCCGTCTCGTCTTCGACGGTGCCGGCACCGGTTGGCTGGCCCGCTGGGGGCGCAGTGATGGCCCGGCGTCCCGCGCCGCGGAGCTCTTCGCGGAGCTCAAGGCGGCCGGCCTCGCCTACGAGGTCTGCGACTACTGCGCCGGTGCGTTCGACGTCCGCGAGGAGCTGTCCGACGCCGGTGAGGCGCTGACCGGCTCGTACATGGACCATCCGAGCGTCGCCGGGCACGTGGCGGACGGGTTCCAGGTGTGGATCCTGTGA
- a CDS encoding redoxin domain-containing protein, producing MRSDIRPRATFPDFELPDQSGRRRQLSEIQGIDPMIVVLSRGRYCPKDRRQLRNLVELAPEFKVAYTKIVTISTDNLLETNEFRDGLGATWPFLSDPGRIVQKDLDVAEYTDPTHDPMVPHTFVLGPCLVIHSIYNGYWYWGRPSNEDLRRDLRDVTRRARSDWDLGAPGPREKWEAGERAEFWPYGRSLREVLAAEREIA from the coding sequence ATGCGCAGCGATATCCGGCCCCGAGCCACATTCCCCGACTTCGAGCTCCCGGACCAGTCCGGCCGGCGTCGGCAGTTGTCCGAGATCCAGGGGATCGATCCGATGATCGTGGTCCTCTCCCGGGGACGCTACTGTCCGAAGGACCGGCGCCAGCTGCGTAACCTCGTCGAGCTCGCCCCCGAGTTCAAGGTGGCGTACACGAAGATCGTGACGATCTCCACGGACAACCTGCTCGAGACCAACGAGTTCCGCGACGGCCTCGGGGCGACCTGGCCGTTCCTCTCGGACCCCGGACGAATCGTCCAGAAGGATCTCGACGTCGCCGAGTACACGGATCCCACCCACGATCCGATGGTCCCTCACACGTTCGTGCTGGGCCCCTGCCTCGTCATCCACTCCATCTACAACGGCTACTGGTACTGGGGGCGCCCGTCCAACGAGGACCTCCGCCGCGACCTTCGCGACGTCACGCGCCGAGCCCGCTCCGACTGGGACCTCGGGGCTCCCGGCCCTCGGGAGAAGTGGGAGGCCGGAGAGCGGGCGGAGTTCTGGCCCTACGGCCGGTCCCTCCGCGAGGTCCTCGCCGCGGAACGGGAGATCGCGTGA
- a CDS encoding cytochrome c biogenesis protein CcdA produces the protein MGIETVVAFAGGVLSLLSPCSALLLPAFFAYAFPSRGQLLLRTAVFYVGLLTLFVPLGLGVGALGSLFLEHRTEVSIVAGLLLIAIGAFQLAVGGFEVPGAGRLSGRGFAASGESLAATYVLGLVYGIGGFCSGPLLGGVLTIAGASGGAIEGAVLLAIFAAGMAAPLFALALAWDRLGASGRGRLRGRELQLGPIRRHSSVVISSLLFIGLGAAFIVFQGSNALGGLYAALGAADLALSIESGVRDLAVRTPLLLVAIVGLPMVALVAIAGRSLTRRKRRVPEPGE, from the coding sequence ATGGGAATCGAGACGGTCGTCGCGTTCGCCGGCGGCGTGCTGTCCTTGCTCAGCCCGTGTTCGGCACTGCTCCTGCCGGCCTTCTTCGCCTATGCATTCCCGTCGCGCGGCCAGCTGCTCCTGCGGACCGCTGTCTTCTACGTCGGACTCCTCACCCTCTTCGTCCCGCTCGGCCTCGGCGTCGGGGCTCTCGGCAGCCTGTTCCTCGAGCACCGGACAGAGGTCTCGATCGTGGCCGGCCTCCTGCTCATCGCGATCGGTGCCTTCCAGCTGGCGGTCGGCGGGTTCGAGGTGCCGGGCGCCGGACGCCTCTCCGGACGAGGGTTCGCCGCGAGCGGCGAGTCCCTTGCCGCCACGTACGTGCTCGGTCTCGTGTACGGGATCGGCGGGTTCTGCTCGGGGCCGCTGCTCGGCGGGGTACTGACGATCGCGGGCGCCTCCGGGGGCGCGATCGAGGGCGCGGTCCTCCTCGCGATCTTCGCGGCAGGGATGGCCGCCCCGCTGTTCGCCCTCGCCCTCGCCTGGGACCGACTCGGGGCCTCCGGTCGCGGCCGCCTGCGCGGCCGGGAGCTGCAGCTCGGTCCGATCCGCCGCCACAGCTCCGTCGTCATCTCGAGCCTGCTGTTCATCGGGCTCGGCGCGGCCTTCATCGTGTTCCAGGGCTCGAACGCCCTGGGTGGCCTCTATGCAGCCCTCGGCGCCGCGGATCTCGCCCTCTCCATCGAGAGTGGGGTGCGCGACCTCGCCGTGCGGACCCCGTTGCTCCTCGTCGCGATCGTTGGCCTGCCCATGGTCGCGCTGGTGGCGATCGCCGGCCGCTCGCTCACTCGGCGGAAGCGCCGCGTTCCGGAGCCCGGCGAATGA
- a CDS encoding HD domain-containing protein, which translates to MTIRPLVLGGRPSLSAPNVVASALESARAPLVVGAIGAGLVLLAGLPALVLSTSADRVTVGGLSLLGTAAVGATLSIRPRDRVVSSIATVLAIASITALARAVFAEVPTIVWLFAFVVPAVGLVRGPAQGALAGLLAEPALRWIETGTAVGPLDAQAPFGFLILVALGSVPAYLLAVAHSRREALDAQLARANELLSIAVVAREALKEAQDQAIFMLARAAEARDGTTGQHIQSVRALAGELALARGIGAAAAEEIAWSAMLHDLGKLRVPDRVLLKPGSLTEEEWAIIRQHPAWGEELLAGTAGFAVARLIARSHHENWDGTGYPDRLVGEAIPHAARIVRIVDVYDALRSDRPYKPAWSPERALDEIQAMRGRGLDPELTDLFLGLAH; encoded by the coding sequence TTGACCATCCGTCCACTCGTCCTCGGCGGTCGACCGTCGCTCTCTGCTCCGAACGTCGTCGCGAGCGCCCTCGAATCGGCGCGCGCCCCCCTCGTGGTCGGCGCGATCGGCGCCGGACTCGTCCTGCTCGCCGGGCTGCCGGCGCTCGTGCTCTCGACGTCGGCTGACCGGGTCACGGTCGGCGGGCTGAGCCTCCTCGGCACGGCCGCGGTGGGCGCCACGCTGTCCATCCGGCCGCGCGATCGGGTCGTGAGTTCGATCGCGACGGTGCTGGCCATCGCCTCGATCACGGCTCTGGCGCGGGCCGTCTTCGCCGAGGTTCCCACGATCGTCTGGCTGTTCGCGTTCGTCGTCCCGGCCGTCGGCCTCGTCCGCGGCCCGGCGCAGGGGGCCCTCGCCGGGTTGCTTGCCGAGCCAGCTCTGCGCTGGATCGAGACCGGTACCGCGGTCGGCCCCCTCGATGCGCAGGCGCCGTTCGGGTTCCTCATCCTCGTCGCCCTCGGATCCGTGCCCGCCTATCTGTTGGCGGTGGCGCACAGCCGGCGTGAGGCGCTCGATGCTCAGCTCGCGCGAGCCAACGAACTCCTGAGCATCGCCGTCGTGGCCCGCGAAGCTCTGAAGGAGGCCCAGGATCAGGCGATCTTCATGCTCGCCCGGGCGGCCGAGGCGCGGGACGGCACGACCGGCCAGCACATCCAGTCGGTGCGTGCTCTCGCCGGCGAGCTTGCGCTCGCGCGCGGGATTGGCGCCGCCGCCGCTGAGGAGATCGCCTGGTCGGCGATGCTCCACGACCTCGGCAAGCTGCGGGTGCCCGATCGGGTGCTCCTCAAGCCGGGCAGCCTGACCGAGGAGGAGTGGGCGATCATCCGTCAGCATCCCGCCTGGGGCGAGGAGCTGCTGGCGGGCACGGCGGGCTTCGCGGTCGCCCGGCTCATCGCCCGCTCCCACCACGAGAACTGGGATGGTACGGGCTACCCGGACCGCCTCGTCGGCGAGGCCATCCCCCACGCGGCGCGGATCGTCCGGATCGTCGATGTCTACGACGCGCTTCGGAGCGACCGCCCGTACAAGCCCGCCTGGTCGCCGGAGCGGGCGCTCGACGAGATCCAGGCGATGCGCGGTCGCGGCCTCGACCCGGAGTTGACGGATCTGTTCCTCGGGCTGGCACATTGA